A single window of Rubripirellula lacrimiformis DNA harbors:
- a CDS encoding PEP-CTERM sorting domain-containing protein, producing MAIAALLGVSSTAKGGTIVVDQLAPTIVPGGGWGQFVQGGGSAGIFDLTGAGGTLESNQPSPIGAAKVTTGASNSDRGEIGISADFGLASDILNNLVAGYSYYKVDNGPNAFAAPSLKLGIYSAVGTGDNYGQLVYEPSWNQPAAGSSLPPTGDWQTVSIGSGTGAGSDSGGGWWWTGGFEQSSGAGGPPIKSASEWASLFALDADFASARIVGINVGVGTYNQNQIGYFDNVVFGTDTESTTYNFQPVPEPSSLAIFGIGALGLVVGGIHRRNQKQSA from the coding sequence TTGGCGATTGCGGCATTGCTCGGCGTGTCTTCGACAGCCAAAGGTGGAACGATCGTTGTGGACCAACTCGCACCTACCATTGTCCCTGGTGGTGGTTGGGGGCAATTTGTGCAAGGAGGCGGCTCGGCCGGAATCTTTGACCTGACGGGCGCAGGTGGAACCCTGGAATCCAACCAACCGTCGCCGATCGGTGCCGCGAAAGTGACGACAGGTGCTAGCAATTCTGACCGCGGTGAAATCGGGATCAGCGCGGATTTTGGGCTTGCCTCCGACATCCTGAACAATCTGGTCGCGGGCTATTCGTATTACAAAGTCGACAATGGCCCTAACGCTTTTGCAGCGCCGTCGCTGAAGCTGGGTATCTATTCTGCCGTAGGAACGGGGGACAACTACGGGCAACTGGTCTATGAGCCGAGCTGGAACCAGCCCGCAGCAGGGTCGTCCTTGCCACCTACCGGTGACTGGCAGACTGTTTCCATTGGCAGCGGCACCGGGGCTGGCAGCGACTCGGGCGGTGGCTGGTGGTGGACTGGCGGTTTTGAACAAAGCAGTGGTGCAGGTGGTCCTCCCATCAAGTCGGCTTCCGAGTGGGCCAGCCTCTTCGCTTTAGACGCTGATTTTGCTTCGGCCCGGATTGTAGGCATCAATGTTGGTGTAGGAACCTATAACCAGAATCAAATCGGTTATTTCGACAATGTGGTGTTCGGTACCGATACCGAATCGACCACATATAACTTCCAGCCAGTTCCCGAACCTTCGTCCCTTGCCATCTTCGGCATCGGTGCGTTGGGGCTGGTTGTAGGAGGAATTCATCGACGAAACCAGAAGCAATCAGCTTAA
- a CDS encoding N-acyl amino acid synthase FeeM domain-containing protein, which translates to MNQIANRIQIDQDPIRHQPRRSGIIEPSPEFGDAKFNYEVVHQIQDLEACFHLVYQAYRQAGLTAPHAHRLRLTPFHLLDTTEVFATRCGPQILSTVSLIGDGKLGLPVESMYPVEVEDFRQQGYRMAEIGCLADQRQSPRRFLTTFLEMMHLLTQVAKFRGYDTLVATCHPSHAKLYQRLLPFRQFGKLTSCSYANGNPALLLAVSFEWEYGTEFYERFFGKMRTAQELAPRPWNKQTTAFFERSLGAIQTPEPTWVAKGAAWDVLLGSNSPQTNAH; encoded by the coding sequence ATGAATCAAATCGCGAATCGCATTCAAATCGACCAAGATCCAATTCGACATCAGCCACGCCGAAGCGGGATCATCGAACCATCGCCAGAATTCGGCGACGCGAAATTCAACTACGAGGTGGTTCATCAGATCCAAGACCTCGAAGCGTGTTTCCATCTCGTTTATCAAGCCTATCGCCAAGCCGGGCTGACGGCGCCCCATGCCCACAGGTTAAGGCTTACTCCTTTCCACCTACTCGACACGACCGAGGTGTTTGCGACCCGCTGTGGCCCGCAAATCCTATCAACCGTCTCGCTGATCGGTGATGGAAAGCTCGGGCTACCAGTCGAAAGTATGTACCCTGTGGAGGTCGAAGACTTTCGCCAACAGGGCTACCGAATGGCCGAGATCGGCTGCCTAGCAGATCAGCGACAATCACCCAGACGCTTTTTAACAACATTCCTTGAAATGATGCACTTGCTGACGCAGGTCGCTAAGTTTCGCGGTTACGACACTCTCGTTGCGACCTGCCATCCCAGCCATGCGAAACTCTACCAGCGTTTGCTTCCCTTTCGCCAATTCGGGAAGCTAACGTCATGCAGTTATGCCAACGGGAATCCCGCTCTGCTACTGGCCGTTTCTTTTGAATGGGAATACGGAACCGAATTTTACGAGCGATTTTTCGGAAAGATGCGAACCGCGCAAGAACTTGCCCCACGTCCATGGAACAAACAGACGACCGCCTTTTTTGAACGAAGCCTCGGCGCCATCCAAACTCCCGAACCGACATGGGTTGCTAAAGGGGCGGCTTGGGACGTTTTGCTAGGATCCAACTCCCCACAGACGAATGCTCATTAA
- a CDS encoding PEP-CTERM sorting domain-containing protein produces MMRTIQLAAACVAVIVAGIGQVEAGVMASNGITADLGGRHDRSDFKLVLRSLDRSHSSGQNFGWMIWGDAFPAPRPIPNFTPLSGRFPNSHLSFCLAPGGHSGASWIANSPSIISGWGPIGAGHFVTWQCTSSPSITSGWLFSNLFGCGVLSHIESENSFGSANPVPEPSSLAIFGFAACMAGVGARRRRRLKRHDAAE; encoded by the coding sequence ATGATGCGAACCATTCAATTAGCGGCGGCGTGCGTGGCGGTAATCGTCGCCGGCATAGGGCAGGTCGAAGCGGGCGTCATGGCATCGAATGGCATCACCGCGGATCTGGGGGGGCGTCACGATCGGAGCGACTTCAAGCTAGTGCTCCGAAGTCTGGATCGTTCCCATTCGTCCGGTCAGAATTTTGGTTGGATGATTTGGGGGGACGCCTTTCCCGCTCCGAGACCCATCCCAAATTTCACACCGCTCTCGGGACGTTTCCCGAATTCCCATCTCAGCTTTTGTCTTGCTCCCGGTGGCCACAGTGGTGCATCATGGATCGCGAATTCGCCGTCGATCATTTCGGGATGGGGACCCATTGGGGCTGGGCATTTTGTCACGTGGCAGTGCACCTCTTCCCCAAGCATCACCAGTGGTTGGCTTTTCTCCAATCTGTTCGGATGCGGGGTACTTTCACATATCGAATCCGAAAACTCCTTTGGCTCGGCGAATCCTGTTCCCGAACCATCCTCGCTCGCCATCTTCGGTTTCGCTGCCTGCATGGCTGGTGTGGGTGCTCGTCGCCGCCGACGCTTGAAGCGGCATGACGCTGCGGAGTAA
- a CDS encoding ABC transporter permease: MLRNLAIRTLLHDRGKLAAALVGVVFSVVLVNVQGGLFLGLIGKASVLVDRSDADIWVGHRGMCNVDFPHNIPHRWEQRIRSLPGVDRVASLRIGYSEMSLPGGSYEGVVVVGVPSKGEFQTPFQIVQGSAEALDYPDGIVVDQCEDQKLGSPNVNELREIGDQRVRITGKSWGILNFLVTPYVFTTHQRAASLAGMPPDQTSYFLVGARPGTDLANLCAAIEQRLPETTALTADDFAAVSVDFWMTRTGLGISFGAATLLGLFIGLVMVGQTLYAMVLDRISEFATLKAIGATEWEVLHVLLMQTSVVAVMGIASGTMVSYFLQLLLSSPRAEINIPLQLYFASATMVFLICLVASGIPYLRVRRVDPHSILQG, from the coding sequence ATGCTTCGAAACCTCGCGATTCGGACGTTGTTGCATGACCGCGGGAAACTCGCTGCGGCCCTGGTAGGAGTGGTTTTCTCCGTCGTCTTGGTGAATGTCCAAGGCGGGCTCTTTCTGGGGCTGATCGGGAAGGCGAGTGTGTTGGTCGATCGATCCGATGCTGACATTTGGGTTGGCCATCGAGGGATGTGCAACGTCGACTTTCCACACAACATCCCGCATCGTTGGGAGCAACGCATTCGTAGTTTGCCGGGCGTCGACAGGGTGGCCTCGCTGCGGATTGGCTATTCCGAAATGAGCTTGCCCGGTGGAAGTTACGAGGGCGTGGTGGTTGTTGGTGTCCCGTCGAAAGGTGAGTTTCAAACGCCGTTTCAGATTGTCCAGGGCAGTGCCGAAGCGCTGGATTATCCCGATGGAATCGTCGTCGACCAATGTGAAGATCAAAAACTTGGCTCGCCCAACGTCAACGAACTTCGCGAGATTGGGGACCAGCGGGTACGGATCACCGGAAAGTCATGGGGAATCTTGAACTTCCTGGTTACCCCTTATGTGTTCACCACCCACCAGCGCGCTGCAAGCTTGGCGGGGATGCCGCCGGACCAGACGTCCTACTTTTTGGTGGGCGCCCGACCGGGAACCGATCTAGCGAATCTATGTGCGGCAATCGAACAACGATTGCCAGAAACAACCGCGTTGACCGCTGATGATTTCGCCGCTGTCAGCGTCGATTTTTGGATGACTCGAACGGGATTGGGAATCAGTTTTGGTGCCGCAACGCTATTGGGATTATTCATTGGGTTGGTGATGGTAGGCCAGACGTTGTATGCGATGGTGCTGGACCGGATCAGCGAGTTTGCGACCCTGAAAGCGATCGGTGCGACTGAGTGGGAAGTGCTGCATGTTTTGCTGATGCAGACCAGCGTAGTGGCGGTGATGGGAATCGCTTCGGGAACGATGGTCAGTTATTTCTTGCAGTTGTTGCTGAGTTCTCCGCGTGCGGAGATCAACATTCCGCTGCAGCTGTATTTCGCCAGTGCGACGATGGTGTTTCTAATTTGTTTGGTCGCTTCCGGAATTCCGTACCTTCGAGTGCGCCGGGTCGATCCCCATTCGATTCTTCAGGGGTAG
- the nadA gene encoding quinolinate synthase NadA: MVHELAPYKTLSDDELNSRIAAVRQQLGDSLLILGHHYQQDEVIAQTDLRGDSYKLSEMAAASKSCRTIVFCGVHFMAETADILANRPEKLAERDGARVKVILPDMAAGCSMADMAGIAQVEAAWDDMADVIDTEKIIPVTYINSAASLKAFCGRHGGIVCTSSNAGAVLDWAFQRGERVFFFPDQHLGRNTALKMDITEDQMPVWDPYATDMGGNTDDAIRNSKVILWKGHCSVHQMFRAEHVHAFRKQHEGIQILVHPECPREVNDLADVSGSTGKIIETVQSAPAGTKWAIGTELHLVNRLKAEHPEQEIHFLSPVVCMCATMYRIDLPHLCWTLENLRDGAVVNQILVDEETTKWSLIALERMLAVK; the protein is encoded by the coding sequence ATGGTGCACGAACTGGCACCGTACAAAACGCTAAGCGATGATGAACTGAATTCGCGTATCGCGGCCGTTCGTCAGCAATTGGGCGATTCCCTGCTGATCCTGGGGCACCATTACCAACAGGACGAAGTCATCGCACAGACCGACCTGCGCGGCGACAGCTACAAGCTTTCGGAAATGGCAGCCGCCAGCAAGTCTTGCCGAACGATCGTCTTCTGCGGCGTCCACTTCATGGCCGAGACCGCCGACATCCTGGCCAACCGGCCGGAAAAGCTGGCCGAACGTGACGGCGCCCGTGTCAAAGTCATCCTGCCGGATATGGCGGCCGGTTGTTCGATGGCCGACATGGCCGGGATCGCTCAGGTCGAAGCAGCCTGGGACGACATGGCGGATGTTATCGATACCGAAAAAATCATCCCCGTCACCTACATCAACAGTGCCGCCAGCCTGAAAGCATTTTGTGGTCGGCATGGTGGCATCGTCTGTACCAGCAGTAACGCCGGCGCGGTGCTGGACTGGGCGTTTCAGCGTGGCGAGCGAGTGTTCTTTTTCCCGGACCAACACCTCGGGCGAAACACCGCGTTGAAAATGGACATCACCGAAGACCAGATGCCCGTCTGGGATCCTTATGCCACCGACATGGGCGGCAACACCGACGACGCGATCCGCAACAGCAAAGTGATCCTGTGGAAGGGCCACTGCAGTGTTCACCAGATGTTCCGCGCCGAACACGTTCACGCATTTCGCAAACAACACGAAGGCATCCAAATCCTGGTCCACCCGGAATGCCCGCGCGAAGTCAATGACTTGGCCGACGTATCGGGAAGCACCGGCAAGATCATCGAAACCGTTCAAAGTGCACCGGCCGGGACCAAGTGGGCCATCGGCACCGAACTGCACTTAGTGAATCGATTGAAGGCAGAGCACCCCGAGCAAGAGATTCATTTCCTTAGCCCGGTCGTCTGCATGTGCGCCACGATGTACCGCATCGACCTGCCGCACCTATGCTGGACGCTGGAAAATCTGCGCGACGGCGCCGTCGTCAACCAGATCTTGGTCGACGAAGAAACGACCAAGTGGAGTCTGATTGCACTCGAGCGAATGTTGGCGGTCAAGTAA
- a CDS encoding DUF502 domain-containing protein — translation MRQKIHESVGFLRSTAIGGLFFLLPLAVIAGLLGQVYSIVSAVAVPLGDAMPDWVPINTATGIAFLFSASVAVLVGMCFTAGVIARRAIGRKFSSTIERQLITIFPKYAIYKDLLAGNLKHDSDGPSLTPVLVECPEGLRIAMESDRLANGMVVVYFPGAPDTWIGSVVLVPAERVRSVELDFNETLGVFERLGRDSAAFLSAGMDATEGSPRANG, via the coding sequence ATGCGTCAAAAGATTCACGAGTCCGTCGGCTTCCTGCGATCGACCGCAATTGGGGGCCTGTTTTTCCTGCTGCCGCTTGCCGTCATCGCGGGCTTGCTGGGACAGGTTTATTCGATCGTGTCGGCGGTCGCTGTTCCGCTGGGCGACGCCATGCCCGACTGGGTGCCGATCAATACCGCCACCGGCATCGCGTTCCTGTTTTCGGCATCGGTAGCTGTGCTGGTGGGGATGTGCTTTACCGCCGGAGTGATCGCTCGCCGTGCGATCGGTCGAAAGTTTTCGTCGACGATCGAGCGGCAGTTGATCACCATTTTTCCGAAGTACGCCATCTACAAAGACCTGCTGGCGGGCAACCTGAAACACGATAGTGATGGTCCATCGCTGACGCCGGTGCTGGTCGAATGTCCGGAGGGATTGCGAATCGCGATGGAGTCGGATCGTTTGGCAAACGGGATGGTCGTCGTGTATTTCCCCGGTGCACCGGATACGTGGATCGGCTCGGTCGTCTTGGTGCCTGCCGAGCGAGTTCGCAGCGTCGAATTAGACTTTAACGAGACGCTAGGTGTGTTCGAACGACTGGGGCGAGATTCGGCCGCCTTCCTATCAGCTGGGATGGATGCAACCGAAGGTTCGCCGCGAGCGAATGGCTAG
- a CDS encoding HlyD family secretion protein, which translates to MKRAIIVSAVFSAFLLYLFVVDPGNKFRPPSGVDFDIESAAFDTNPAAEVVAFAAGTIEGTTQTIDLSPQVSERIDHIAVELGQWVQRGDPLVQLDQRLHQSRVDLAIARRNAAVAKRDRLINGVRAEQISAAQQLLLAAQSELSGSQRQRDRITKLHGQYAASDHDLDLLVTQCDILASRVQSVAAELKILTDPPRDEDVRIAQSEVDAAEAELNLARIQLQRCTLTAPADGQVLDISLQVGELVHPESPTALLRLSDTRQLRVLAEIDEYDAIRVRPGMRCRIHCDAQRTPIAWGIVSLQEPTMRNKSTFAERAGERLDAHVQRVWIELEDAPELPIGLSVDVYVLHQNDRTRQAPEQRTASGSASSSPLHR; encoded by the coding sequence ATGAAACGTGCAATCATCGTCAGTGCCGTGTTCTCGGCATTCTTGCTGTATTTGTTTGTCGTCGATCCCGGAAATAAGTTTCGGCCGCCGTCCGGGGTGGACTTTGATATCGAATCGGCTGCGTTTGACACCAATCCGGCCGCCGAGGTGGTGGCGTTCGCGGCCGGTACCATCGAAGGTACGACGCAAACGATTGACCTCTCCCCTCAAGTGAGCGAGCGTATTGATCATATCGCTGTCGAATTGGGCCAATGGGTCCAGCGCGGTGATCCACTGGTCCAGTTGGACCAGAGGCTGCATCAGAGTCGAGTCGATCTTGCTATCGCAAGACGTAACGCCGCGGTGGCAAAGCGAGACCGACTGATCAACGGCGTACGTGCTGAGCAGATTTCTGCTGCGCAACAACTGCTGCTCGCTGCACAATCCGAGTTGAGCGGAAGTCAGCGACAGCGAGATCGAATCACCAAACTGCATGGACAATATGCGGCGAGTGATCACGACCTCGATCTGTTGGTCACTCAATGCGACATCCTTGCATCCAGAGTCCAATCGGTTGCCGCGGAGTTGAAAATCCTTACCGATCCGCCGCGTGATGAAGATGTTCGTATCGCGCAAAGCGAAGTGGACGCTGCCGAAGCTGAATTGAACTTAGCTCGCATCCAGTTGCAACGTTGTACGCTGACCGCTCCTGCGGATGGTCAGGTACTGGACATCAGCCTGCAAGTCGGCGAACTGGTGCACCCCGAATCACCAACTGCGTTGCTGCGTCTCTCTGATACGCGGCAACTTCGTGTGCTTGCCGAAATCGACGAATACGATGCCATTCGTGTGCGTCCGGGCATGAGATGTCGAATCCACTGCGATGCCCAACGCACCCCGATCGCGTGGGGAATCGTTTCGTTGCAAGAGCCGACCATGCGAAACAAGTCGACGTTCGCCGAACGCGCTGGCGAACGCCTGGACGCGCATGTGCAGCGGGTCTGGATTGAGCTTGAGGATGCGCCCGAACTGCCGATCGGTCTTTCGGTGGACGTCTACGTTCTTCATCAGAACGATCGGACTAGGCAGGCACCGGAACAAAGAACCGCCTCGGGATCCGCGTCTAGCTCGCCCCTGCACAGGTGA
- a CDS encoding YdcF family protein: protein MAPSFALIRSAFIYPLYVHHPGASGDVAYVMADGSAYFERLHAASDLIHLGRVQKILILNETDSAGFHFTKQRSCTRSERAVDYLGLWGVPAASVIAIDRADDTRFGSLSEARQVAKRFPDLSSLVVVTSAPHTRRSYLAFQRSMPSATRVEVYAASPPIESAELWLPIWVEYSKLVIYFFVS from the coding sequence TTGGCACCTTCCTTTGCGTTGATTCGATCAGCGTTCATTTATCCTCTGTATGTCCATCATCCCGGTGCATCTGGCGACGTGGCGTACGTGATGGCCGACGGCTCGGCGTACTTCGAACGCCTTCACGCCGCGTCGGATCTGATTCATCTCGGCCGTGTGCAAAAGATTTTGATTCTGAATGAGACGGACTCGGCTGGCTTTCACTTCACCAAGCAACGCTCGTGCACGCGTAGCGAGCGAGCGGTCGACTATCTGGGCCTGTGGGGGGTTCCCGCCGCATCTGTCATCGCGATCGATCGAGCCGACGACACTCGATTCGGTTCGCTCAGCGAAGCTCGCCAGGTTGCCAAACGGTTCCCGGATCTCTCATCGTTGGTGGTCGTGACATCGGCGCCTCATACGCGCCGCAGTTACCTGGCGTTCCAGCGTTCGATGCCTTCCGCGACACGTGTTGAAGTCTACGCGGCTTCGCCTCCGATCGAAAGCGCCGAACTATGGCTGCCGATTTGGGTGGAGTACTCAAAATTAGTGATCTACTTTTTCGTTTCGTAA
- a CDS encoding lipopolysaccharide biosynthesis protein → MVRDTDWSSPDADPSEAAIGFAPVWLVACNVMGVLLGYAITIQLARTLTRGDFEHYIGAIATLGLLASVGEAGFGKYGLKALPDFMVRGRGDLIGGYLRFAIAGTLLVSSALAIVVIVFERSVHAQAASEVMDLGLAFLPAMALMGVSIDLMLAFRFASSATTIARVLVPAITLLAITWLNHSLVLTSRLAVLSFVAGSCIGMLIATTWSIIIGRQYSRQLSPAMALPTWVSSGLTFMGIGFLTSWFFKATLVITHHMPHIDSQVALLGPAMETGGLILLLSKSTDKYFQPMIAVMIRTQDWRQALSMRRGRRRFMILGIAVFLGFVFLAGRKLLGLYGDGFEEAYPAMCIVAIGSSVWTYFSLAPHYLLFSGARRRLQAAMIVHAIVLLVLTVGLFRTHGIIGAAIAYAVTITSLALTNAYLAGRRLQKVLSAGPMTTDSSQASSNERSQ, encoded by the coding sequence TTGGTTAGAGACACCGACTGGAGTTCGCCAGATGCGGACCCGTCGGAAGCTGCGATCGGGTTTGCGCCGGTTTGGCTGGTTGCCTGCAACGTCATGGGGGTGTTGTTGGGGTACGCGATCACCATCCAGCTCGCTCGCACGTTGACGCGTGGTGACTTTGAACATTACATCGGTGCGATCGCCACATTGGGACTGTTGGCTTCGGTTGGCGAAGCCGGGTTTGGCAAGTACGGGCTGAAGGCTTTGCCCGACTTTATGGTTCGCGGGCGAGGCGACTTGATCGGTGGATACCTTCGTTTTGCGATTGCCGGGACGTTGTTGGTTTCGTCGGCTCTGGCGATCGTGGTGATTGTTTTCGAACGATCGGTTCATGCTCAAGCCGCTAGCGAAGTGATGGATTTGGGGCTGGCTTTTTTGCCAGCGATGGCATTGATGGGTGTGTCGATCGACTTGATGTTGGCGTTTCGGTTTGCGTCATCCGCAACGACGATTGCGCGAGTCTTGGTGCCGGCGATCACTCTGTTGGCGATCACCTGGCTGAACCATTCGTTGGTCCTGACGTCTCGATTGGCTGTCCTGAGCTTTGTCGCCGGCAGTTGCATTGGGATGCTGATCGCGACCACATGGTCGATCATCATCGGACGCCAATATTCGCGTCAGCTATCGCCAGCGATGGCGTTGCCGACGTGGGTCAGTTCAGGATTGACGTTCATGGGGATCGGTTTCCTGACGTCCTGGTTTTTTAAAGCCACGTTGGTGATCACGCACCACATGCCGCACATCGATTCGCAGGTCGCCCTGCTGGGGCCCGCGATGGAGACCGGCGGGTTGATTCTGTTGTTGTCGAAGTCGACTGACAAATATTTCCAGCCGATGATTGCGGTGATGATTCGCACCCAAGATTGGCGTCAGGCTCTCAGCATGCGGCGGGGCCGACGGCGTTTCATGATCTTGGGGATCGCCGTGTTCCTGGGTTTCGTCTTTTTGGCGGGCAGAAAACTGCTAGGGCTATACGGCGATGGTTTCGAAGAGGCCTATCCGGCGATGTGCATCGTCGCGATTGGTTCAAGCGTCTGGACTTACTTCTCGTTGGCCCCTCACTACCTGCTCTTCTCCGGTGCCCGGCGGCGGTTGCAGGCTGCGATGATCGTTCACGCAATCGTGCTGTTGGTGTTGACCGTGGGATTGTTTCGGACCCATGGGATCATCGGTGCAGCGATCGCTTACGCGGTAACGATCACGTCATTGGCGCTGACGAATGCCTATCTGGCGGGCCGGCGTCTGCAAAAGGTATTATCGGCCGGCCCGATGACCACCGATTCTTCGCAAGCGTCGTCAAATGAACGATCGCAGTGA
- a CDS encoding PEP-CTERM sorting domain-containing protein: protein MLCFTKKYLSCLLRVDRLAMVVAVVALAAPSSDAGVYPFDQNVTSNVIMGSGVTNGAFTVNRSSADRIELGLRAKVRFNASNQPENTFNSNGDGTYTFEPGQPAGGGFSFEPNSSSTAKWNFEWSINSDFEGDGVTSPRSLSALTYLLEIDLDPATDFNPMPGDNYLAFDPINTSYADHAIGDNGTGPGAGVKAADATAYGDLIASNNLAQNSWNLEFFNDASHPFDANVPGVFDIILTAFDNGAVIAQTQIQINTNAVPEPASLLAFGGLGLCVCTMGLRRKRRRTLRA, encoded by the coding sequence ATGCTTTGTTTTACGAAGAAATATCTGTCTTGTTTGCTGCGCGTTGATCGTCTGGCAATGGTCGTTGCGGTGGTCGCGTTGGCTGCACCTTCAAGCGATGCAGGCGTGTATCCATTTGACCAAAACGTCACCAGCAATGTGATTATGGGTTCGGGTGTCACCAACGGCGCGTTCACTGTCAATCGAAGCAGTGCAGATAGAATCGAATTGGGGTTGCGAGCGAAAGTGCGGTTCAATGCTAGCAACCAGCCCGAGAACACGTTCAACAGTAACGGAGACGGAACTTACACGTTTGAACCTGGGCAACCGGCAGGGGGCGGATTCAGTTTTGAACCGAATTCATCCAGTACAGCCAAATGGAACTTTGAGTGGTCCATCAATTCGGATTTTGAGGGAGACGGCGTAACTTCTCCGCGAAGTCTCAGTGCACTGACCTATCTGCTCGAAATTGACTTAGATCCCGCGACCGACTTTAATCCTATGCCCGGTGATAATTATCTGGCGTTTGATCCGATCAATACTTCTTACGCGGATCACGCGATCGGTGATAACGGCACGGGGCCAGGAGCAGGGGTCAAAGCAGCTGATGCTACTGCTTACGGTGACTTGATCGCCAGCAACAACCTTGCCCAGAATTCATGGAATCTGGAATTCTTCAACGACGCGTCGCACCCCTTCGATGCGAACGTTCCTGGAGTTTTTGATATTATCTTGACCGCTTTCGACAATGGTGCGGTAATTGCGCAAACTCAGATCCAGATCAATACCAATGCAGTTCCCGAACCAGCTTCGCTGCTGGCCTTTGGCGGTCTTGGTCTATGCGTCTGCACCATGGGACTGCGACGCAAGCGTCGACGTACTCTGCGAGCTTAA
- a CDS encoding ABC transporter ATP-binding protein, whose amino-acid sequence MPIEHSSFTPVPTSGASVVPVIAGKATDSSHPPLDSCVINAQGVRKVYEIGGQRQIILNDVDFHADAGEIVFLVGPSGSGKTTLLSILGCLLRCDAGQIRLADHQIDELNTAAATRVRRQCIGFVFQRFQLINALTARDNIALPLTLLGTGIGEARQQAEELLRRVGLLTHGDALPRSMSPGQCQRVSMARALITRPKVILADEPTAALDERSGHDAMTLMRELVTEVGSTTVVVTHDPRIYGFADRVCEIVGGKIS is encoded by the coding sequence ATGCCGATCGAACACTCATCCTTTACCCCCGTGCCGACCAGTGGCGCGTCCGTGGTTCCGGTCATCGCTGGCAAGGCGACGGATTCGAGCCATCCGCCGTTAGATTCTTGCGTGATTAACGCCCAAGGCGTTCGTAAGGTTTATGAGATCGGTGGGCAGCGGCAAATCATTCTGAATGATGTCGACTTCCATGCTGACGCCGGTGAAATTGTTTTTCTAGTCGGCCCATCGGGCAGCGGTAAAACGACGCTGCTCTCGATACTGGGTTGTCTGCTTCGATGCGACGCTGGCCAGATCCGCTTGGCCGATCATCAAATTGACGAATTGAATACTGCCGCTGCAACACGCGTCCGCCGGCAATGCATTGGGTTCGTATTCCAAAGATTCCAGTTGATCAATGCACTGACTGCCCGAGACAATATCGCCTTGCCGTTGACACTTTTGGGGACCGGTATTGGCGAGGCGCGTCAGCAAGCGGAGGAACTGCTGCGACGTGTTGGATTGCTGACACACGGCGATGCGCTGCCTCGGTCAATGAGTCCGGGACAATGTCAGCGAGTTTCCATGGCTCGTGCTCTGATCACCCGTCCGAAAGTGATCCTGGCCGACGAGCCTACCGCAGCACTGGACGAGCGATCTGGTCATGACGCTATGACGTTGATGCGAGAATTGGTGACCGAAGTGGGCAGCACGACGGTCGTCGTCACCCACGATCCACGGATCTATGGGTTTGCCGATCGCGTATGCGAGATTGTGGGAGGCAAGATCTCATGA